The window CGATGTGTACACGGAGGACTGCTTCGCGGGCCGGGTGCGCTCCGAGAAGGACCTGGTCTCCGCCGTCTGCGAGTTCCCGTTCCTCAACCCGCAGACGGGTCCTTTCCATGTCGTGGGGGCGGAGCCGGGCGACACCGTCGCGGTCCACTTCGTTTCGATCGAACCGGCCAGGGATTGGGCGGCGTCCACGACCGTGCCGCTGTTCGGCGCCCTCACCTCCACCCATACGACCGCTTCGCTGCAGGCCCCGCTGCCCGAGGTGGTCTGGATGTGGCAGCTCGACCGGGCCCGCCGCACCTGTCTCTTCAGCGCCCGCGACAGCGACATCCAGGTGGAGCTGCCGATGGATCCGATGCACGGCACGGTCGGGGTGGCTCCGGCCAATCTGGAGGTGCGTTCCGCGCTGGTGCCGGACGCGCACGGCGGAAACATGGACACGCCCGAGATGCGGGCCGGCGTCACCTGCTATCTGGGGGTCAATGTCGAAGGTGCGCTGTTGAGTCTCGGCGATGGCCATGCCCGGCAGGGTGAGGGCGAGACGTGTGGGGTCGCGGTGGAGTGCGCGAT is drawn from Streptomyces sp. NBC_01717 and contains these coding sequences:
- a CDS encoding acetamidase/formamidase family protein translates to MSDPRILTVRPKEGEYAWTFGGAAPVARIEPGTFLDVYTEDCFAGRVRSEKDLVSAVCEFPFLNPQTGPFHVVGAEPGDTVAVHFVSIEPARDWAASTTVPLFGALTSTHTTASLQAPLPEVVWMWQLDRARRTCLFSARDSDIQVELPMDPMHGTVGVAPANLEVRSALVPDAHGGNMDTPEMRAGVTCYLGVNVEGALLSLGDGHARQGEGETCGVAVECAMNTVVLVELLKGVATPWPRIESDTHLISTGSARPLEDAFRISQLDLVQWLARDYGLSELDAYQLISQAGEAPLANVCDTNYTCVAKIRKNWLPAGDPHRGLHRHLRETAALLPTA